The following proteins come from a genomic window of Leopardus geoffroyi isolate Oge1 chromosome A3, O.geoffroyi_Oge1_pat1.0, whole genome shotgun sequence:
- the LOC123580238 gene encoding bladder cancer-associated protein has product MYCLQWLLPVLLIPKPLNPALWFSHSMFMGFYLLSFLLERKPCTICALVFLAALFLICYSCWGNCFLYHCSDSPLPESAHDPGVVGT; this is encoded by the coding sequence ATGTATTGCCTCCAGTGGCTGCTGCCCGTCCTCCTCATCCCCAAGCCCCTCAACCCCGCCCTGTGGTTCAGCCACTCCATGTTCATGGGCTTCTACCTGCTCAGCTTCCTTCTGGAGCGGAAGCCTTGCACGATTTGTGCCTTGGTTTTCCTGGCAGCCCTGTTCCTCATCTGCTATAGCTGCTGGGGAAACTGTTTCCTGTACCACTGCTCTGATTCCCCACTTCCGGAATCGGCGCACGACCCCGGCGTTGTGGGCACCTAA